The following proteins come from a genomic window of Fontisubflavum oceani:
- the frr gene encoding ribosome recycling factor, producing the protein MSDDIEIDLDDLERRMDGALAALRTEFASLRTGRASAAMLEPVQVEAYGQMTPINQVGTVNVPESRMVTINVWDKSMVGKVEKAIRESGLGINPQLNGTIIMLPIPELNEERRRELTKVAAQYAESARVAIRNVRRDGMDQIKKAKGDGMSEDDQKLWESEVQDLTDGHIGKVDSALETKQAEIMQV; encoded by the coding sequence ATGTCCGACGATATCGAGATAGACCTAGACGATTTGGAACGCCGGATGGATGGCGCTTTGGCGGCGCTGAGGACAGAGTTTGCCTCGCTCCGCACAGGGCGCGCCTCGGCGGCGATGCTGGAGCCGGTCCAGGTTGAGGCCTATGGTCAGATGACCCCGATCAACCAAGTCGGGACGGTGAATGTGCCCGAAAGCCGGATGGTCACGATCAACGTCTGGGACAAATCCATGGTCGGTAAGGTTGAGAAAGCCATTCGTGAAAGCGGCTTGGGCATCAACCCGCAGCTCAACGGCACCATCATCATGCTGCCGATCCCCGAGTTGAACGAAGAGCGTCGCCGCGAACTGACCAAGGTTGCGGCGCAATATGCCGAAAGCGCCCGGGTGGCGATCCGCAATGTCCGTCGTGACGGGATGGATCAGATCAAGAAAGCCAAGGGCGACGGTATGTCCGAGGATGATCAGAAGCTTTGGGAATCCGAGGTGCAGGATCTGACCGATGGCCATATCGGCAAGGTGGACAGCGCGCTTGAGACCA